A single region of the Xenopus laevis strain J_2021 chromosome 4L, Xenopus_laevis_v10.1, whole genome shotgun sequence genome encodes:
- the herpud1.L gene encoding homocysteine inducible ER protein with ubiquitin like domain 1 L homeolog, with protein MSDGEVTLLIRSPSLRQEEREVRVPRNCTVRELKTQLRQELPGEPMEQDQRLIYAGKLLPDHLKLNEVLSMESRHVLHLVCSKRIPVNQDSSQHPACTSAQPHTVNPEADGIRQRIPPQNNSAENGNTARPQEASPAISAYPVYSPQQIMWLQHMYARQYYMQYYAAAAAGRSPIQRGQEIPVVPPAAPDPLPHPFPANQPQNPEVQAPVNPVANPNLRMNAQGGLVEEEDDVHRDWLDWIYTAARFSIFLSILYFYSSLSRFMMVLGAMILMYLHHAGWFPFRPRPPPEEAANVNIPPRAVPNHQDQNNNLQQEEDDQIEDPSADGTEAATLQAQSFLTTAWIFFKTFFASLIPEGPPAVVH; from the exons ATGTCGGACGGAGAAGTAACTTTGCTTATACGGAGCCCTAGCCTTAGGCAGGAGGAAAGAGAGGTCCGTGTACCTCGTAATTGTACTGTGCGTGAACTAAAAACACAACTACGACAAGAACTGCCAGGGGAACCG atggaacaAGATCAGAGATTGATCTATGCTGGAAAGTTGCTTCCTGATCATCTAAAGCTAAATGAAGTTCTTTCTATG GAGAGCAGACATGTACTGCACCTTGTTTGTTCCAAACGGATTCCTGTAAATCAG GACAGCAGCCAACATCCTGCATGTACATCTGCTCAACCTCACACTGTGAATCCTGAGGCTGATGGCATTAGACAACGGATCCCTCCACAAAACAATTCTGCAGAGAATGGCAACACAGCTAG GCCTCAAGAAGCAAGTCCTGCAATTTCTGCTTACCCAGTATACAGTCCCCAACAGATCATGTGGCTTCAACACATGTATGCCAGACAGTACTACATGCAATa CTATGCTGCTGCTGCAGCTGGTAGGTCCCCTATTCAGAGAGGCCAGGAAATCCCAGTGGTTCCACCTGCTGCACCAGACCCGTTACCTCATCCTTTTCCAGCAAACCAACCACAGAATCCAGAAGTTCAAGCTCCAGTTAATCCAGTGGCCAATCCCAATTTGCGTATGAATGCTCAGGGAGGACTGGTGGAAGAAGAGGATGATGTTCACAGAGACTGGCTGGACTGGATCTATACAGCTGCACGATTCTCCATCTTCCTGAGTATTCTGTACTTTTACTCCAGTCTGAGCCGCTTTATGATGGTCTTGGGTGCCATGATTCTCATGTACTT GCACCATGCTGGATGGTTTCCATTCAGACCAAGACCCCCCCCTGAGGAAGCTGCAAATGTAAATATCCCTCCAAGGGCTGTCCCCAATCACCAGGATCAGAACAACAACCTACAG caggaagaagatgatCAGATTGAGGATCCTTCTGCTGACGGAACTGAAGCTGCCACTCTCCAAGCACAATCGTTTTTGACAACAGCCTGGATTTTCTTCAAAACATTCTTTGCATCATTGATTCCTGAAGGGCCTCCTGCTGTGGTTCACTGA